The following coding sequences are from one Methanomassiliicoccales archaeon window:
- a CDS encoding 30S ribosomal protein S8e: protein MALWQGKSKRKPTGGRLTLSRKKRRFEIGKEPVSTFVGIEKRQVSRVRGGNVKVRMLKAQFANVMDTATNKAQKAKIITVKENSANPNYVQRNIITKGAVIQTELGPALVTSRPGQDGAISAILVKE from the coding sequence ATGGCATTGTGGCAAGGAAAGTCTAAGAGGAAGCCCACTGGCGGAAGGTTGACGCTGTCTAGAAAGAAGCGTAGGTTCGAGATAGGCAAGGAGCCGGTCTCAACCTTTGTCGGCATCGAGAAGCGCCAGGTATCAAGGGTACGCGGCGGTAACGTCAAGGTGCGTATGCTGAAGGCTCAGTTCGCAAACGTCATGGACACTGCGACCAACAAAGCTCAGAAGGCTAAGATCATCACTGTTAAGGAGAATTCTGCTAACCCTAACTACGTTCAGCGTAACATCATCACCAAAGGCGCGGTCATTCAGACCGAGCTCGGACCGGCGCTGGTAACCTCAAGACCGGGACAAGATGGTGCGATAAGCGCCATCCTGGTGAAAGAGTAG
- a CDS encoding signal recognition particle subunit SRP19/SEC65 family protein, which yields MALDEDTAWVLWPEYFDRSRPRSQGRKVKKGLAINNPNVDVISSALKQLGQEHKVEREKSYPANWISKGGRVLVQKGLPKSQLLQKVGEALIKAQRS from the coding sequence ATGGCCTTGGACGAAGATACCGCCTGGGTGCTTTGGCCGGAGTATTTCGACCGATCCAGGCCTAGGTCCCAAGGCCGCAAGGTGAAAAAAGGTTTGGCCATCAACAATCCTAACGTAGATGTGATCTCCTCGGCCTTGAAGCAATTAGGCCAGGAGCACAAAGTCGAGCGGGAAAAAAGTTATCCTGCCAACTGGATCTCAAAGGGTGGTAGGGTACTGGTTCAGAAAGGCCTCCCCAAATCCCAATTATTACAAAAAGTAGGGGAAGCCTTGATCAAGGCTCAGCGGTCCTGA
- a CDS encoding NAD(P)H-hydrate dehydratase → MMKWEEVKVLDANSEHLGISTEMLMENAGWAVAHEISSRFGEGLRIAIVCGHGNNGGDGAVAARALTKMNVVKVLLASSSEDARTPEARTNFEKVEELHKVFADDRLADYDLIVDALMGVGLKGVLREPYAGMVRAMNACGRPIVSVDIPSGLGTQIAVRPTLTVTFHALKEGMTSENCGEIVIKDIGIPADAERYLGPGEMVYYPIPSPEVHKGQNGRVLVIGGGPYTGAPALAALGAYRVGADLVFVACPAAIRDVVASYSPNIITIPIPGDVLTEEHVAQLIDFVKGIDAVLIGPGLGDDPRTLKAVRELIRDCSKPMVLDADALKALAGNLDTLKGGTGVLTPHHRELEILRGADIPSKMMAREEAAVEIARDSGWTVLVKGKIDLVTDGDRVKYNRTGNVGMSVGGTGDVLAGITVGLMAKKVSPYNAARMSAFLNGSAGDLAFEKYSYGLMATDLLDRVPQVLRRGLSRTH, encoded by the coding sequence ATGATGAAATGGGAGGAGGTCAAGGTCCTCGATGCCAACTCCGAACACCTAGGGATATCCACCGAAATGCTTATGGAGAACGCAGGTTGGGCGGTAGCCCATGAGATATCCTCCCGTTTCGGTGAGGGTTTGAGGATCGCCATCGTATGCGGGCATGGCAACAATGGTGGGGATGGGGCGGTGGCAGCACGGGCATTGACCAAGATGAACGTGGTCAAGGTCCTCTTGGCGTCGTCCTCCGAGGATGCGCGAACACCGGAGGCCCGAACCAATTTTGAAAAGGTAGAGGAGCTGCATAAGGTCTTTGCCGATGATCGATTGGCGGATTATGACCTGATAGTGGATGCTTTAATGGGGGTAGGTTTAAAGGGGGTGTTAAGAGAACCTTATGCGGGAATGGTCAGAGCGATGAACGCTTGCGGTCGCCCTATCGTCTCGGTGGACATCCCTTCTGGCCTGGGCACCCAGATAGCAGTGCGACCTACACTTACAGTGACGTTCCACGCCCTCAAGGAGGGGATGACCTCAGAAAATTGCGGGGAGATCGTGATAAAGGACATCGGCATACCTGCAGATGCCGAACGATATCTGGGACCGGGGGAGATGGTATATTACCCCATACCCTCGCCAGAGGTTCATAAGGGACAGAACGGGAGGGTCCTGGTGATAGGCGGAGGGCCTTACACCGGAGCCCCGGCATTGGCCGCTCTGGGAGCTTATCGGGTGGGTGCGGACCTGGTGTTCGTCGCCTGCCCAGCGGCCATAAGGGACGTGGTGGCGTCCTACTCTCCCAATATCATCACCATCCCAATACCCGGAGATGTGCTGACCGAAGAGCACGTGGCGCAGCTCATCGACTTTGTCAAGGGGATAGATGCGGTGCTCATCGGTCCAGGATTAGGGGATGACCCCAGGACCTTGAAGGCGGTGAGGGAACTGATCCGCGACTGTTCTAAACCCATGGTGTTGGATGCCGACGCCCTAAAGGCACTCGCTGGAAACCTGGACACGTTGAAAGGAGGAACGGGGGTCCTTACGCCACATCATCGGGAACTGGAGATCCTTAGGGGTGCTGACATCCCTTCAAAGATGATGGCACGTGAGGAAGCGGCAGTGGAAATTGCCCGAGATAGCGGCTGGACCGTCCTGGTCAAGGGAAAGATCGACCTGGTCACCGACGGCGACAGGGTCAAGTACAACCGCACTGGGAACGTCGGAATGAGCGTAGGCGGTACGGGAGACGTGCTGGCTGGCATAACCGTCGGACTAATGGCCAAGAAAGTATCGCCATACAACGCCGCCCGAATGTCGGCCTTCCTCAACGGTTCCGCTGGAGATCTGGCATTCGAGAAGTATAGCTACGGACTGATGGCCACCGATCTATTGGACAGGGTGCCTCAAGTATTGAGAAGAGGATTATCCCGCACCCATTGA
- a CDS encoding DUF211 domain-containing protein: MSEIKRLVLDVLKPHHPSIIDLANRLSVVEGVSGVNCTLDEVDQETESIKITIEGIAINFEDVEEVIIDSGAVIHSVDSVSAGKKLVEEVETPQDR; the protein is encoded by the coding sequence ATGTCTGAAATTAAAAGGCTTGTACTCGATGTTCTGAAACCGCACCACCCTTCGATAATCGATCTAGCCAATAGATTGAGCGTAGTGGAGGGGGTCTCTGGGGTCAACTGTACCCTGGATGAGGTGGACCAGGAGACCGAGAGCATCAAGATCACCATCGAGGGAATTGCCATAAACTTCGAGGATGTGGAGGAGGTCATTATAGACTCCGGGGCAGTGATCCACTCCGTGGACAGCGTTTCCGCCGGTAAGAAACTGGTGGAAGAAGTGGAGACGCCTCAGGACCGCTGA
- a CDS encoding phosphoesterase — protein sequence MSFEVFPIPDRPVLRIEGEETALCVGDLHIGIEADLRYRGIIVPSQTHRMENELKELSEGVDRLIIIGDVKHQVPGSTRQEHVEVPRFFNDLLNLYPRIDLVKGNHDTNIESMLPSRVQVHEQGGMVMGDIGFVHGHAWPSPEVMSCRLLIMGHNHPAVIFEDGLHHNQVERCWVRCHFKDVPNERYPKVPEEAILIPAFNRTLGGGPVNLEKPRMLGPLLGNELLDLENGKVYLMDGLFLGTVSSLRVKRRGYFRLED from the coding sequence ATGTCCTTCGAGGTCTTTCCCATACCGGACCGACCGGTCCTGCGTATAGAGGGGGAGGAGACGGCTTTGTGCGTGGGCGATCTGCACATAGGTATCGAAGCGGACCTGCGATATCGGGGAATAATCGTACCCTCTCAGACCCACCGCATGGAGAACGAACTGAAGGAGCTGTCCGAAGGGGTGGACCGGCTCATCATCATCGGCGACGTGAAACATCAGGTCCCGGGGTCTACCCGGCAAGAGCATGTAGAGGTACCCCGCTTTTTCAACGATCTGCTGAACTTGTATCCTAGAATAGACCTGGTGAAGGGGAACCACGATACCAACATCGAGAGCATGTTGCCCTCCCGTGTGCAAGTGCACGAACAGGGAGGGATGGTGATGGGCGACATCGGTTTCGTCCACGGCCATGCCTGGCCTTCCCCCGAGGTCATGTCATGCCGCCTATTGATCATGGGGCATAATCATCCGGCAGTGATCTTCGAGGACGGCCTTCATCACAACCAGGTGGAAAGATGTTGGGTCCGGTGCCATTTCAAGGACGTTCCCAATGAACGTTATCCAAAGGTCCCTGAAGAGGCCATACTCATTCCGGCCTTCAACCGGACGCTGGGCGGAGGGCCAGTGAACCTGGAAAAGCCCCGTATGTTAGGACCTTTGCTGGGGAACGAACTTCTCGATCTGGAGAACGGAAAGGTGTACCTAATGGACGGGCTGTTCCTGGGCACGGTCTCATCATTGAGGGTGAAGAGAAGAGGTTACTTCCGGTTAGAGGATTGA
- a CDS encoding presenilin family intramembrane aspartyl protease PSH, which produces MRTARQYLVMTVMFLAVPIAALALVPTVPSGYRAFQDQNDPTNPLLYVVLILVTTAVMLLLIKWSKLGSLKTILFAAMGLGLFSISSLFMMLAGVEENIAMICGVLLSAFLLYLLIKHPRWYVVNGAGLLMGVGAALILGLSLGILPALLLLTMLAVYDALSVYVTKHMLTLAEGVGDLGLPIVLVVPGRKGAEKVKLDLKDRSKDADREIMLMGLGDAIIPSILVISAAANLPPLSISEWPQPAMLVAVMTLIALTLGFLGLMLLISKGRPQAGLPFLNGSAILGFALSYLLVYRDLGFGFA; this is translated from the coding sequence ATGCGCACCGCTAGACAGTACTTGGTGATGACGGTCATGTTCCTGGCCGTCCCCATTGCCGCTCTGGCTCTTGTGCCGACGGTCCCTTCTGGTTATAGGGCGTTCCAGGACCAGAACGACCCCACCAACCCATTGTTGTATGTGGTGTTGATCCTGGTCACGACCGCGGTCATGCTCCTATTGATCAAGTGGTCCAAACTGGGGTCTCTCAAGACCATTCTCTTTGCCGCCATGGGGCTGGGGCTGTTCTCTATAAGTTCCCTCTTTATGATGCTGGCCGGTGTAGAAGAGAACATCGCCATGATCTGCGGGGTACTTCTCTCGGCATTCTTGTTATACCTATTGATAAAGCACCCTCGATGGTACGTGGTCAACGGCGCCGGATTACTGATGGGGGTCGGAGCCGCTCTGATATTGGGGCTGTCCCTGGGAATACTGCCCGCGCTACTGCTCCTGACCATGCTGGCGGTATACGATGCATTATCGGTGTACGTCACCAAGCACATGCTGACCCTGGCCGAAGGCGTGGGCGACCTGGGATTACCCATCGTGCTGGTCGTACCCGGCAGAAAGGGGGCAGAAAAGGTCAAGCTGGACCTGAAGGACCGGAGCAAGGACGCGGACAGGGAGATAATGCTCATGGGGTTGGGCGACGCAATCATACCATCGATACTGGTGATCTCAGCCGCTGCAAACCTACCTCCGCTGAGCATAAGCGAGTGGCCACAGCCGGCCATGCTGGTTGCCGTCATGACACTGATCGCGCTCACCCTCGGGTTTCTTGGGCTGATGTTGCTTATCTCCAAAGGCAGACCACAGGCGGGTCTGCCGTTCCTCAACGGCTCGGCCATCTTGGGTTTCGCCCTCTCCTATCTGTTGGTGTACCGGGACCTGGGGTTCGGCTTTGCCTGA
- a CDS encoding metallophosphoesterase family protein yields the protein MRNRMLIAFISDIHANLPALQAVMDDMSSKNIRTVFCAGDILGYYTFPEETIGLLKERKVTCIAGNHDRAILVGVKGMNSIAASAIEWTRRTISQASFEFLRELPNSIHRPVEGVMTAVHHGSPRFVSEYVFEEHVSCELLDMAGARLLVLGHTHVPYIVEFPTGTVINPGSVGQPRDGDPRASYILLNTSEWSFEIVRVDYDREPVMKAVMDNGLPEMLAQRLPRGR from the coding sequence ATGAGGAATAGGATGCTGATCGCTTTCATATCCGACATACATGCCAACCTGCCCGCGTTACAGGCGGTCATGGACGATATGTCATCAAAGAACATTAGGACCGTTTTCTGTGCCGGTGACATCCTGGGCTATTACACATTTCCCGAGGAGACCATCGGGCTCCTGAAGGAGAGAAAGGTCACCTGCATTGCCGGGAACCATGACCGAGCCATCCTGGTGGGTGTGAAAGGTATGAACAGCATCGCCGCCTCGGCCATCGAGTGGACCAGACGTACCATTTCCCAAGCCTCTTTCGAATTCCTCAGGGAATTACCCAACTCCATACACCGGCCGGTGGAGGGGGTCATGACCGCAGTGCATCACGGTTCACCCCGGTTCGTGTCCGAGTACGTTTTCGAGGAGCACGTTAGCTGTGAACTGCTGGACATGGCGGGAGCCCGGTTGCTGGTACTGGGGCATACTCACGTTCCATACATAGTCGAGTTTCCTACTGGCACCGTGATCAATCCGGGATCGGTGGGACAGCCGCGGGACGGCGATCCCCGGGCCTCATACATCCTTCTGAACACCTCGGAATGGTCTTTCGAGATCGTTCGTGTGGACTACGACAGGGAACCGGTCATGAAGGCCGTGATGGATAATGGATTGCCGGAGATGTTGGCACAGAGGCTTCCTCGGGGGAGATGA
- a CDS encoding Ni/Fe hydrogenase subunit alpha — MSPILMDTPTKTTEKRITIDPITRLEGHGKIEIFLDDNGNVANAYWQVPELRGFEKFCIGRSVDELNKLTSRLCGVCPGAHHLCSTKALDNVFHADPPETAKLLREVFYMAHFIHSHIAHFYALAAADFVLGPGAPAAERNILGVVAAVGVEIGGEVIKHRSYAQKIQEMLGGKATHPVCGIPGGFSKSMSEDERVKIEAMGKSCIEFSKFTNQLFADVVLKNKDYLALIADPNIYYHETYHLGTVDKNDRINFYDGMQKMISPSGEEVAKFTGKDYTKYIAEHTLPWSYEKFCYFKPVGWKGLVDGKDSGIYRATPSSRLNVSKGFTTPLAQAEYDKYFGTFRDLGVKGPIQHTMAMHWARVIEMLYASERLVELTQDPRITGKDIRTPVKTPDEGVGILEAPRGTLFHHYKSDPEGITTDVNLVVGTTNNNAPINLSVRKAATALIKDWMVSDGLLNAVEMAYRAYDPCNSCATHTLPGQMPMQATIRKADGSVYKKLAKNF, encoded by the coding sequence ATGAGCCCCATATTAATGGATACCCCCACCAAGACCACCGAGAAGCGGATCACCATCGACCCCATCACCAGGCTGGAAGGTCACGGGAAGATCGAGATCTTCCTGGACGACAACGGCAACGTTGCCAACGCCTACTGGCAGGTTCCAGAACTGAGGGGTTTCGAGAAGTTCTGCATCGGGAGGTCCGTGGACGAGCTGAACAAGCTAACATCTAGACTTTGCGGTGTGTGCCCCGGTGCCCACCACCTATGCTCGACGAAGGCCTTGGATAACGTGTTCCATGCGGATCCCCCGGAGACGGCGAAGCTGCTCAGGGAGGTCTTCTACATGGCCCACTTCATCCACAGTCACATCGCCCACTTCTACGCCTTGGCGGCGGCGGACTTCGTATTGGGTCCGGGCGCCCCGGCGGCCGAGAGGAACATTCTCGGTGTCGTGGCGGCGGTCGGCGTGGAGATCGGCGGAGAGGTCATCAAGCACCGATCATACGCTCAGAAGATCCAGGAGATGCTCGGCGGTAAGGCCACTCACCCAGTGTGCGGCATTCCCGGCGGTTTCTCCAAGAGCATGAGCGAGGACGAGAGGGTTAAGATCGAGGCCATGGGTAAGTCCTGCATCGAGTTCTCCAAGTTCACCAACCAGCTTTTCGCGGATGTTGTGCTGAAGAACAAGGACTATCTGGCGCTGATAGCGGACCCGAACATCTACTATCACGAGACCTACCACCTGGGTACCGTCGACAAGAACGACAGGATCAATTTCTACGACGGAATGCAGAAGATGATCTCCCCCAGCGGTGAAGAGGTGGCCAAGTTCACTGGTAAGGACTACACCAAGTACATCGCCGAGCACACCCTGCCGTGGTCCTACGAGAAGTTCTGCTACTTCAAGCCGGTTGGCTGGAAGGGACTGGTCGATGGAAAGGACAGCGGTATATACCGTGCCACGCCCTCGTCCAGATTGAACGTCTCGAAGGGATTCACCACCCCGTTGGCGCAGGCCGAGTACGATAAGTATTTCGGAACCTTCCGCGACCTGGGCGTCAAGGGTCCCATACAGCACACCATGGCCATGCATTGGGCCAGGGTCATAGAGATGCTGTACGCTTCCGAGAGGTTAGTAGAGCTTACCCAGGACCCAAGGATCACCGGTAAGGACATACGCACCCCGGTCAAGACCCCCGACGAGGGAGTAGGCATATTGGAGGCACCCCGTGGAACCTTGTTCCACCACTACAAGTCGGACCCCGAGGGCATCACCACAGATGTCAACCTGGTCGTAGGGACCACCAACAACAACGCCCCCATCAACCTCAGCGTAAGGAAGGCGGCCACCGCTCTTATCAAGGACTGGATGGTCTCCGACGGACTGCTGAACGCCGTGGAAATGGCCTACCGCGCCTATGACCCCTGCAACTCCTGTGCCACGCACACCCTGCCTGGCCAGATGCCAATGCAGGCGACCATCAGGAAGGCGGACGGCTCGGTCTACAAGAAGTTGGCCAAGAACTTCTAA
- a CDS encoding metallophosphoesterase: MSTMGRKYLVLSDIHCRDWVADRAKDLIREHSMDAVILLGDITHFGPPQWAGEFIKSLGAKCYAIPGNCDPPGTMGFIERNSISLHARKVMVDGVIWGGLGGSNPTIFKTPFEMPEEEIARLLSPIMETGMVLLLHCPPHGILDMPFSEKHVGSTAIRDLIDKFRPLVVLSGHIHEDRGIVKNDGIWYMNPGAAKDHYAGMMEMGEEPSFTLLDL; the protein is encoded by the coding sequence ATGTCGACCATGGGCAGGAAATATCTCGTTCTATCCGACATACACTGCCGGGATTGGGTGGCCGACCGGGCCAAGGACCTGATCAGAGAGCACTCCATGGATGCGGTGATCCTGCTCGGGGACATCACTCATTTCGGTCCGCCGCAATGGGCCGGGGAGTTCATCAAGTCGCTGGGAGCGAAATGTTATGCAATTCCTGGCAACTGCGATCCACCAGGCACAATGGGCTTCATAGAAAGGAATTCCATCTCCCTACACGCCCGAAAGGTTATGGTGGACGGCGTGATCTGGGGAGGTTTGGGAGGTTCCAATCCGACCATATTCAAGACCCCGTTCGAGATGCCAGAGGAGGAGATCGCTCGTCTCCTGTCACCAATAATGGAGACGGGGATGGTACTATTACTGCACTGTCCTCCCCATGGCATTCTTGACATGCCTTTCTCGGAGAAGCATGTAGGCAGCACGGCCATCCGTGATCTCATAGACAAGTTCAGACCCCTGGTCGTCCTATCCGGTCACATACACGAGGACCGTGGGATCGTGAAGAATGATGGCATCTGGTACATGAACCCGGGGGCGGCCAAGGACCATTACGCAGGCATGATGGAGATGGGGGAGGAGCCTTCGTTCACTCTGCTGGACCTTTAG
- a CDS encoding translation initiation factor IF-2 subunit beta, which translates to MSNDDYLSLLDRAKTQLPETIEKHERFVVPEADVFQEGKTTVFRNFGDVVDVLRREPEQILQYMLRELGTPGTMEGRRVIFKTRLTPAQINDKIQNFIDTFVLCSECGRPDTHINKDGRILILECEACGAHRPVNVRKTQKPSEEGLREGGIYEMMIEDVGKKGDGVARMFDYIIYIPGTAKGSRVKVKVAKITGKVAYGNVSFE; encoded by the coding sequence ATGTCTAATGATGATTACCTTTCACTTCTGGACCGGGCCAAGACGCAATTGCCGGAGACCATTGAGAAGCATGAGCGTTTCGTCGTCCCAGAGGCGGATGTTTTCCAAGAGGGGAAGACCACGGTCTTCCGCAACTTCGGCGACGTCGTGGATGTCCTACGGCGTGAGCCAGAGCAGATCCTTCAGTACATGCTGAGAGAACTGGGCACTCCCGGTACCATGGAGGGCCGTCGTGTCATATTCAAGACCAGGCTCACCCCGGCCCAGATAAACGACAAGATCCAAAATTTCATCGACACCTTTGTTCTTTGCTCGGAATGCGGTCGCCCTGATACGCATATCAATAAGGATGGCCGAATCCTCATTCTGGAGTGCGAGGCCTGCGGTGCTCATCGCCCGGTCAACGTCCGCAAGACCCAGAAACCCTCGGAGGAGGGACTGCGCGAAGGCGGAATCTATGAGATGATGATCGAGGACGTAGGCAAGAAGGGGGACGGTGTCGCCCGCATGTTCGACTACATCATCTACATCCCAGGAACAGCAAAAGGTTCCCGGGTGAAGGTGAAGGTGGCCAAGATCACTGGAAAGGTCGCCTACGGAAACGTCTCCTTCGAGTGA